A genome region from Bacteroidetes Order II. bacterium includes the following:
- a CDS encoding DoxX family protein encodes MRNKNVIIYWVATIWLSLGMTVTGITQLFQMEEVVQNMNSLGYPPYFLTIIGSWKIAGIIAILMPKFLLVKEWAYAGFFFLMSGAIFSHLAMGDPLTEYFGPVLLLTLTIISWYWRPSHKKIQLIEDENDNKSTR; translated from the coding sequence ATGAGAAATAAAAATGTAATAATATATTGGGTAGCAACGATTTGGCTAAGTTTAGGCATGACGGTCACGGGTATTACACAACTATTTCAAATGGAAGAGGTCGTTCAAAACATGAACTCCTTGGGCTACCCCCCTTATTTTCTTACCATCATTGGTAGCTGGAAAATTGCGGGTATTATCGCCATTCTTATGCCTAAGTTTCTGTTGGTAAAAGAATGGGCGTATGCTGGCTTTTTTTTCTTGATGTCTGGAGCGATCTTTTCCCATCTCGCTATGGGAGATCCACTCACCGAGTATTTTGGGCCAGTACTTTTGCTAACCCTAACCATTATTTCTTGGTACTGGAGACCAAGTCACAAAAAAATACAATTAATCGAGGATGAAAATGACAACAAATCCACTCGTTGA
- a CDS encoding YARHG domain-containing protein, which translates to MKKILFLFAFLVASCTDTSNPPSTRNSLQPTQPKSETQPASQADDLTGSWTGKFGPNKITIVVDSVHNGQFKGRSIVAGNDRPFSGTMIKIGEEYQFEGREPGDDPNDGIFKFKIDPTTPDKITGTWTPFKRGTAKTYELTRRTFTYVATAGNYPETSARILKQADVENRPPDELRIMRNEIYARHGYNFKMKDMRSHFDEQEWYMPWNTDVRGLLTETEKKNESLLKQYEKYNAEFYDSFGR; encoded by the coding sequence ATGAAAAAAATATTGTTCTTGTTCGCATTTCTGGTGGCGTCTTGTACCGATACCAGTAATCCGCCCAGCACACGCAATTCACTTCAACCTACACAACCTAAATCCGAAACGCAACCCGCTTCTCAGGCCGACGATCTGACTGGAAGTTGGACCGGGAAATTTGGCCCGAATAAAATCACCATCGTCGTGGATTCGGTACACAATGGGCAATTTAAAGGCCGCAGCATTGTGGCCGGAAACGATCGTCCATTCTCCGGAACCATGATCAAGATCGGGGAAGAGTACCAGTTTGAAGGTCGTGAACCCGGAGACGACCCCAATGACGGTATCTTTAAATTTAAGATAGATCCTACCACACCCGATAAAATTACTGGAACATGGACGCCCTTTAAGCGCGGAACCGCCAAAACTTATGAACTCACCCGACGCACGTTCACCTATGTGGCAACTGCCGGAAATTATCCGGAAACATCGGCCCGTATCTTAAAACAAGCCGATGTAGAAAACCGTCCGCCCGATGAATTGCGTATCATGCGGAACGAAATATATGCCCGACATGGCTATAATTTCAAAATGAAAGATATGCGTTCACACTTCGACGAACAAGAATGGTACATGCCTTGGAATACCGATGTTCGGGGCTTATTGACCGAGACCGAGAAAAAGAACGAATCCTTGCTCAAACAATATGAAAAGTATAATGCGGAATTTTATGATTCCTTTGGCCGTTAG
- a CDS encoding family 10 glycosylhydrolase, with product MNLRSKFFLGLSAMLMLSACKTPKLPNYALPVPVPQREFRAAWIVTVDNIDWPSKRGLPVDQQKGELVALLDRAQELNMNAIIFQVRPSADALYDSPLEPWSEYLTGQQGKAPEPYYDPLAFAIEEAHKRGLELHAWFNPYRAWHPAAKGTPAHDHITLMQPDWVRTYGAYKWMDPGHPEAAAFSKNVMMDVVTRYDVDGIHMDDYFYPYPITENGREVDFPDAQTFARYGAGRSKADWRRDNVDRFIESLYREIKKAKPWVKFGISPFGIWRPGFPEQIKGFDQYDKLYADAKLWLNQGWLDYFTPQLYWPIDKVEQSYPVLLRWWISENTHNRHIWPGNYTSKVIDPDATKRWDPTELVNQVKVTQDQTGAGGNVHFSMKSLMASNSVLGERLHREVYRYKTLVPASPWLGENPKEKPALKIRKQKKQRWVQLGFEAQENNTPPAAPTQWIIRTLYGNRWEMNLIPGGQKEYRLEALHGLQKPDWVVVSALSRTGVEGPQTAKRIKK from the coding sequence ATGAACCTTCGGTCTAAGTTCTTCTTGGGTCTATCTGCCATGCTCATGCTTTCGGCTTGTAAAACCCCCAAACTACCCAATTATGCGTTACCTGTACCCGTTCCACAGCGCGAATTTCGGGCGGCATGGATTGTTACGGTGGATAATATTGATTGGCCGTCCAAACGAGGATTACCGGTTGACCAACAAAAAGGAGAGTTAGTCGCCTTGTTGGACCGCGCCCAGGAGTTGAACATGAATGCCATTATTTTTCAAGTACGGCCTTCGGCAGATGCACTCTATGACTCTCCCTTGGAACCGTGGTCGGAATACCTGACCGGGCAGCAAGGCAAGGCCCCAGAACCATACTACGACCCCCTGGCATTTGCCATCGAAGAAGCCCATAAGCGGGGCTTAGAGCTACATGCTTGGTTCAATCCCTATCGTGCTTGGCATCCTGCTGCCAAAGGAACCCCGGCTCACGATCACATTACCCTCATGCAACCAGACTGGGTGCGCACTTATGGCGCCTATAAGTGGATGGACCCCGGGCACCCGGAAGCCGCTGCCTTCTCTAAAAATGTAATGATGGATGTGGTAACCCGCTACGACGTAGATGGCATCCATATGGATGATTATTTTTATCCTTATCCCATTACTGAAAATGGCCGTGAAGTGGACTTCCCCGATGCCCAGACGTTTGCACGCTATGGGGCAGGCCGTTCGAAAGCAGATTGGCGGCGCGATAATGTGGATCGGTTTATCGAATCGCTGTACCGCGAAATCAAAAAAGCAAAACCTTGGGTTAAGTTTGGCATTAGTCCATTTGGGATCTGGCGGCCTGGTTTTCCGGAACAAATCAAAGGATTTGACCAATACGACAAATTGTATGCAGATGCGAAACTGTGGCTTAACCAAGGATGGTTAGATTATTTTACCCCACAACTCTATTGGCCCATAGACAAGGTGGAGCAAAGCTATCCGGTCTTGCTTCGGTGGTGGATCAGCGAAAACACGCATAATCGCCACATTTGGCCAGGCAATTATACCAGTAAGGTGATAGACCCCGATGCCACCAAACGCTGGGATCCCACCGAGTTGGTCAATCAAGTGAAGGTAACACAAGACCAAACTGGTGCCGGGGGCAATGTCCATTTCAGCATGAAGTCTTTGATGGCCTCGAATAGTGTATTGGGCGAACGCTTGCACAGGGAAGTATATCGCTATAAAACCTTGGTTCCGGCTTCCCCGTGGCTGGGAGAAAACCCAAAAGAGAAACCAGCCCTCAAAATCCGAAAGCAGAAAAAGCAACGTTGGGTGCAGCTGGGTTTTGAAGCACAAGAAAACAATACTCCACCCGCTGCACCGACCCAATGGATTATCCGAACGCTTTATGGAAATCGGTGGGAGATGAATTTGATACCGGGCGGACAAAAAGAGTATCGTTTAGAAGCGCTCCACGGCCTTCAGAAGCCGGATTGGGTGGTGGTTTCGGCACTGAGCCGAACGGGTGTAGAAGGTCCGCAAACAGCAAAACGCATCAAGAAGTAA
- a CDS encoding cation transporter codes for MAATTLTRYAWWSLGVAVLTILLKLTAYLMTGSVGLLSDALESVVNVVGAALALWMIALAAKPPDEDHAYGHFKAEYFSSGAEGLLIMGAALSILWESVNRLVYPHPIQSIPLGLLLSGVATALNLAMGLWLIRVGRLNESVSLQANGEHLLTDVWTTVGVIVGLLAMQLTGQVWWDPVLGLIMALHILWTGYQLVRGAALGLMDTALPEAERRMVCDILDRYKNEGAQYHALRTRQSGVRRFVSVHVLVPGEWTVHRGHQLLERIEADVRSALGTVTVFTHLESLEDETSWHDQELDRTF; via the coding sequence ATGGCTGCTACCACGCTCACCCGTTATGCCTGGTGGTCATTGGGCGTTGCCGTTCTGACCATTTTGCTCAAACTGACGGCATACCTTATGACTGGATCGGTGGGCCTGCTCTCTGATGCGTTGGAGTCCGTGGTCAATGTCGTTGGGGCTGCTCTTGCCCTTTGGATGATTGCTCTTGCAGCCAAACCGCCAGATGAAGACCACGCCTATGGACACTTTAAGGCCGAATACTTTTCTAGTGGTGCCGAGGGCTTGCTCATTATGGGGGCTGCCCTCAGCATCCTGTGGGAATCGGTGAACCGCCTTGTTTATCCACACCCCATTCAAAGCATTCCGTTGGGGCTTTTACTATCAGGAGTCGCAACGGCACTCAATTTGGCAATGGGGCTTTGGCTCATTCGGGTAGGCCGCCTAAACGAGTCGGTCTCCCTTCAGGCAAATGGTGAACACTTGCTTACGGACGTATGGACAACGGTGGGCGTTATAGTAGGTTTACTGGCGATGCAACTAACTGGACAGGTTTGGTGGGATCCGGTACTTGGCCTGATCATGGCCCTGCATATCCTTTGGACAGGCTACCAACTGGTGCGCGGGGCGGCACTTGGGCTGATGGATACGGCCTTACCCGAAGCCGAACGAAGAATGGTTTGTGATATTTTAGACCGTTATAAAAATGAAGGCGCGCAATATCATGCCCTCCGTACCCGACAATCCGGTGTGCGGCGCTTTGTATCGGTACATGTGCTCGTACCAGGTGAGTGGACGGTACATCGCGGCCATCAACTTTTGGAACGTATCGAGGCCGATGTTCGCAGCGCACTGGGAACCGTAACGGTCTTTACCCACTTAGAATCATTGGAAGACGAAACGTCTTGGCACGACCAAGAACTGGATCGCACGTTTTGA
- a CDS encoding malate:quinone oxidoreductase, producing MQQPRSHRPPFCQSVWASRSWRTAYVGSSPRYALYRGKKALLFGPFAGFSTKFLKYGSYFDLPLSVELDNFIPLLAVGWHEFDLTKYLVEQVTQSFEARIQALRAYFPEAMPSDWEVEIAGQRVQIIKRDAEKGGILAFGTEVIAAHDGSLAALLGASPGASTSVKIMLDVLQKCFPAQWATAATQTKLRAISPWWGTALHQDLQTCNRVRASTTAILQLR from the coding sequence GTGCAACAACCAAGAAGTCATAGACCGCCATTTTGCCAAAGCGTATGGGCAAGCAGAAGTTGGCGCACCGCCTATGTCGGTTCCTCACCTCGATACGCGCTTTATCGGGGCAAAAAAGCATTATTATTTGGCCCTTTTGCCGGTTTTTCCACCAAGTTTCTAAAATATGGCTCATACTTCGACTTACCCCTTTCTGTGGAATTAGACAATTTTATACCACTCCTCGCGGTCGGGTGGCACGAATTTGACTTGACGAAGTACTTGGTGGAGCAGGTGACACAATCTTTTGAAGCACGTATTCAGGCGTTGCGGGCATATTTTCCGGAAGCAATGCCAAGCGATTGGGAGGTCGAAATTGCAGGGCAGCGCGTCCAAATCATCAAGCGTGACGCCGAAAAAGGAGGGATTTTGGCGTTTGGAACCGAAGTGATTGCAGCGCACGATGGCTCTTTGGCCGCTTTGCTTGGTGCCTCACCAGGTGCTTCCACCTCCGTTAAAATCATGTTGGACGTGCTGCAAAAATGTTTTCCCGCACAATGGGCCACGGCCGCCACCCAAACGAAACTTAGGGCCATTTCCCCGTGGTGGGGCACCGCCCTCCATCAAGACCTCCAAACCTGTAACCGTGTCCGTGCTTCTACTACGGCAATTTTGCAATTAAGGTGA
- a CDS encoding DUF2306 domain-containing protein: MLNKDRFLREHRFMDNRKRRMLFGSLLLVVLAYFSWLMLRITLSYLPIRDDAAFLMIKPDYIHITHWKIAFFIHVFTSMFALGAGFLQFSRAIMQKWKPLHRWVGRIYVWNILFVTGPASLIMAFYANGGWTSRLAFIMLAVLWLFTTARAWRSARNGAFKAHQNWMYRSYALTLSALTLRIWKWLIVALFAPPPMDIYRIVAWLGFIPNLILAEWLIRKNPIGRVKKNIKSPSKNITNIE; the protein is encoded by the coding sequence ATGTTAAACAAAGATCGTTTTTTACGAGAGCACCGCTTCATGGATAACCGAAAACGTAGGATGCTTTTCGGCAGTTTGTTGTTGGTTGTTCTCGCTTATTTTTCTTGGCTCATGCTGCGGATCACCCTGTCTTATCTTCCCATTCGGGATGATGCGGCATTTTTGATGATCAAGCCGGATTACATTCATATCACCCATTGGAAAATAGCATTTTTTATTCACGTTTTTACCAGTATGTTTGCTCTTGGAGCGGGTTTTTTGCAATTCTCACGGGCCATCATGCAAAAATGGAAACCACTCCACCGATGGGTAGGCCGTATCTATGTCTGGAATATCTTGTTCGTCACGGGGCCGGCCAGTTTGATAATGGCGTTTTATGCAAATGGTGGCTGGACGTCTCGGCTGGCCTTTATCATGCTTGCAGTACTGTGGTTGTTTACGACCGCTCGGGCGTGGCGCTCCGCCCGAAACGGCGCCTTCAAGGCCCACCAGAACTGGATGTACCGGAGCTATGCCCTTACGCTCTCTGCCCTTACTTTGCGTATATGGAAGTGGCTTATCGTGGCCCTTTTCGCCCCACCACCTATGGATATATATCGGATTGTGGCCTGGCTCGGATTTATTCCCAACCTTATATTGGCCGAGTGGCTGATCCGGAAAAACCCAATTGGAAGGGTGAAAAAAAATATCAAGAGCCCTTCTAAAAATATTACAAACATTGAATAA
- a CDS encoding FAD-binding oxidoreductase translates to MPTVSIWQSTYQALPNIQADVVIIGAGISGVATAYWLRKTRPALRVVVLDAGDIAAGASGRNAGFLLQGTANDYATDAAKLGREVTRHLWQFTLENIALIQAETDHTAIAYRQTGSYVAAGTPQEAESIQAAATLAREDGFEGQWLPPQIANTRMNADRFYGALFIPGNGRVHSVKLLRYLAEKSGANFLPHHPVMRYEVMGEDIVIHTPFRQISAPVSVWAMNAWMPQLLPETEPWIQPIRAQMLSTAPSAVELCPAPIYSHEGYFYLRQDDAGALLLGGARHLHLAAEVGYEDVINPLLQADLEAYLCNFFPAFGTLRVLNRWTGTMGFSPDHVPCIGRLSAHTPSWWVGGYSGHGMSYGFRMGKLMAECALEGSTPELRYFDVGRFSA, encoded by the coding sequence ATGCCTACTGTATCCATTTGGCAATCCACCTACCAAGCCCTTCCCAACATTCAGGCAGATGTCGTGATTATAGGTGCGGGGATTTCGGGTGTTGCGACCGCTTATTGGCTCCGCAAAACACGTCCGGCCTTGCGGGTTGTGGTTTTGGATGCCGGCGACATTGCGGCGGGGGCCAGTGGCCGAAACGCTGGTTTTTTGCTTCAGGGAACTGCCAATGACTATGCAACCGATGCGGCTAAATTGGGGCGGGAAGTCACCCGACACCTATGGCAGTTTACGTTAGAGAATATTGCCCTGATACAAGCCGAGACGGACCACACCGCCATTGCGTATCGGCAGACGGGTAGCTATGTGGCCGCCGGAACCCCCCAAGAGGCAGAATCTATCCAAGCTGCCGCAACATTGGCGCGTGAAGATGGTTTTGAAGGACAATGGCTTCCTCCCCAAATAGCCAATACCCGTATGAATGCTGATCGGTTTTATGGCGCCTTGTTTATTCCAGGAAACGGACGGGTACACAGCGTTAAACTGCTCCGTTACCTTGCCGAAAAAAGTGGGGCCAATTTCCTGCCGCACCACCCTGTAATGCGCTATGAAGTTATGGGAGAGGACATCGTCATCCATACGCCATTCAGGCAAATTTCTGCCCCTGTCTCGGTTTGGGCCATGAATGCGTGGATGCCACAACTTTTGCCAGAAACCGAACCATGGATTCAGCCAATTCGGGCACAAATGCTATCCACAGCCCCTTCGGCAGTGGAGCTTTGTCCAGCACCCATCTATAGCCATGAAGGCTACTTCTATTTACGCCAAGACGATGCGGGCGCCTTGCTCCTGGGGGGCGCACGACATTTACATTTAGCGGCAGAGGTGGGTTATGAAGACGTGATAAATCCACTACTTCAAGCAGACTTAGAGGCGTATCTCTGCAACTTCTTCCCCGCCTTCGGAACGCTTCGAGTATTGAACCGCTGGACGGGGACAATGGGCTTTTCTCCGGATCATGTGCCCTGTATTGGGCGGTTATCCGCACATACGCCTTCTTGGTGGGTGGGTGGGTATTCTGGTCATGGCATGAGTTACGGCTTTAGAATGGGTAAACTCATGGCCGAGTGTGCCTTGGAAGGTAGTACGCCAGAACTCCGCTATTTTGATGTTGGCCGATTTTCCGCTTAA
- a CDS encoding DUF1801 domain-containing protein: MQCKLGATPACKINHWQEEIKFLRSLILGCGLVEDFKWMHPCYTYQNKNIVLLHVFNKYCALLFPKGVLLRDERSILVQQTENSQTARQLRFSAIEDIRELETTIREYVLEAIELEKAGIKPQLKTTNDFEIIDELKDKFNELPDFKKAFYTLTPGRQRGYLLYFSQPKKTATRIYRIENHIDKILDGKGLNDLF; this comes from the coding sequence ATGCAGTGCAAACTTGGTGCTACACCAGCTTGTAAAATTAACCATTGGCAAGAAGAAATAAAATTCTTAAGAAGCCTTATTCTTGGGTGCGGCTTGGTTGAAGATTTTAAATGGATGCACCCATGTTATACTTATCAAAATAAAAATATTGTTCTCTTGCATGTATTTAACAAGTATTGCGCCTTGTTATTTCCAAAGGGTGTGCTTTTAAGAGACGAAAGATCTATTTTGGTACAACAAACAGAAAATAGCCAAACTGCAAGGCAATTAAGATTCTCAGCTATTGAAGACATAAGAGAACTTGAAACTACTATCCGAGAGTACGTTTTAGAAGCAATCGAATTAGAGAAGGCAGGTATAAAACCTCAACTAAAAACAACAAACGATTTTGAAATAATAGATGAACTTAAAGATAAGTTTAATGAATTACCTGATTTTAAGAAAGCATTTTATACACTTACTCCAGGCAGACAAAGAGGATACTTGCTTTATTTTTCTCAACCTAAAAAAACAGCAACCCGGATATATAGGATTGAAAACCATATTGACAAAATACTTGATGGAAAAGGGTTAAATGATTTATTTTAG
- a CDS encoding NAD-binding protein, which translates to MPKITVKQRLRYWFDNTMSKGAWSLIAWLGVLSAVMILIASLIVVLGIRPEWAAEEGMGWAHIIWQNLMRTIDAGTMGGDTGSWPAMFLMLFVTLGGIFIFSALIGVLNSGLESKLEDLRKGRSFVVENEHTIIYGWSSLIFPIITELVEANKNRKKPTIVILSDRDKVEMEDEIRARVPEVANTRIVCRSGSPIDFDDVRIVNPDAARSIIILAPHEANDPDAHVIKTVLALLNNPERKKEPYHVVAELRQRRNRTILEMVGGDEIETVVFDDLVTRISVQTCRQTGLSSVLTDLLNFGGDEIYFSRADHVAGSTFGDALQLFEKSSLIGLKQDGKVRLLPDMKTIIQPNDELVAISLDDDTIRKSGDPFIQPEMIRPLTPVPATPEKTLILGWNERAEATMKELDAYVCDGSHTTVVHREPLPALPPLAKQVVQSVLADPTDRAVLDNIHPEVFDHILVLRDTQMDIQEADARTLVVLLHLRELAIQHGKNFAIVSEMGDVRNQRLADSTQVDDFIISDQLVSLVLAQVSENKALAAVFEDLFDADGAELYLKPASEYVEIQKDLSFYTIVEAAKARNEIAIGWRKQADAEKRARGFGIQLNPPKTVRLNLKPDDALIVLANH; encoded by the coding sequence ATGCCAAAAATAACGGTAAAACAAAGACTTCGATATTGGTTTGACAACACCATGTCTAAAGGGGCTTGGTCATTGATTGCTTGGCTTGGTGTACTTTCTGCCGTAATGATTCTAATCGCATCGCTCATTGTCGTTCTGGGCATCCGTCCGGAGTGGGCCGCCGAAGAAGGGATGGGTTGGGCACATATTATCTGGCAAAACCTCATGCGCACCATAGACGCAGGGACGATGGGAGGAGATACGGGGTCTTGGCCAGCGATGTTTCTCATGCTCTTTGTGACCTTGGGAGGGATTTTTATCTTCAGTGCCCTCATTGGGGTGCTAAACAGTGGTTTAGAATCCAAATTAGAGGATCTGAGGAAGGGTCGTTCTTTTGTGGTAGAAAACGAACACACCATTATCTACGGTTGGTCCTCGTTGATTTTTCCCATTATCACGGAATTGGTGGAGGCCAATAAAAACCGTAAAAAACCGACAATTGTGATTTTGTCGGACCGCGACAAGGTGGAAATGGAAGACGAAATACGGGCGCGGGTTCCAGAAGTGGCGAATACACGTATCGTGTGCCGTAGTGGAAGCCCGATTGATTTTGACGATGTACGCATCGTCAATCCGGATGCTGCACGGTCTATCATTATTCTTGCCCCTCATGAAGCCAATGACCCCGACGCACACGTCATTAAAACTGTTTTGGCCCTTCTGAACAACCCGGAGCGCAAAAAAGAACCCTATCATGTTGTTGCAGAACTCCGGCAACGTCGCAATAGAACCATTCTGGAAATGGTGGGCGGCGACGAAATCGAGACGGTGGTTTTTGATGACTTGGTTACGCGTATCTCGGTTCAAACTTGTCGGCAAACGGGACTTTCCAGTGTGTTGACGGATCTGCTGAATTTTGGCGGAGATGAAATTTATTTTTCAAGGGCGGACCACGTCGCCGGATCTACCTTCGGGGATGCGCTACAACTCTTTGAAAAATCTTCGCTTATTGGGCTAAAACAAGATGGCAAAGTGAGGCTACTGCCCGACATGAAGACCATCATACAACCCAATGATGAACTGGTGGCCATCTCGTTGGATGATGACACCATCCGGAAAAGCGGTGACCCCTTTATACAACCAGAAATGATTCGGCCACTTACACCTGTGCCAGCCACACCGGAAAAAACCCTGATTTTGGGCTGGAATGAACGTGCTGAAGCAACGATGAAAGAGTTGGATGCTTATGTTTGCGATGGATCACATACAACCGTAGTACATCGTGAGCCTTTGCCCGCGTTGCCGCCTCTTGCAAAACAGGTCGTCCAAAGCGTACTGGCAGACCCAACCGACCGGGCCGTGCTGGACAATATCCATCCCGAAGTCTTTGATCATATCCTTGTCTTGCGCGATACCCAAATGGACATTCAGGAAGCAGATGCCCGTACTCTTGTAGTTTTGTTACACCTCCGCGAATTGGCCATACAACATGGGAAGAACTTTGCTATTGTCTCGGAAATGGGCGATGTTCGGAACCAACGCCTGGCAGATAGTACCCAAGTGGACGATTTTATCATCAGCGATCAGTTGGTGAGCTTGGTACTTGCGCAGGTTTCGGAAAACAAAGCCCTTGCTGCGGTATTTGAAGACCTTTTTGATGCAGACGGTGCAGAACTGTATTTAAAACCAGCCTCCGAGTATGTCGAGATCCAAAAAGACCTTTCGTTTTATACTATAGTAGAAGCCGCAAAAGCACGTAATGAAATTGCAATCGGTTGGCGCAAACAAGCGGATGCCGAAAAACGAGCGCGTGGATTTGGCATACAGTTGAATCCGCCGAAAACGGTACGGCTTAACCTAAAACCAGACGACGCCCTGATCGTGCTGGCGAATCATTGA
- the tilS gene encoding tRNA lysidine(34) synthetase TilS translates to MQQLPHFLEHMARLSVGSPPQHIVLGLSGGLDSVVLAHALVTYGYTVTAVHINYRLRGEASEADAVFVQEYCRDLGIACHVEVFDTAHITPSGDSLQAFARSLRYEVFARIAHAVGASFVAVAHHADDQAETMLLNLLRGTGIEGLAGMPPKRPFSKEVGVWIIRPLLSYRKRELIQYARENKLIWREDTSNHHLKYRRNVVRQRLMRIIRKDFGDKAISHIVATANDLRGYLDHDFYDKLSTLFEAIQGDGNALRLKNLHDLPVVWRKRLYLEALKRWLPMASQTRDLLGRIDLLLTSQPGMRLILPDAVIWRDRETILFMKEVPVSSETFQLRPGMPCETPWGVFEVDLLYTDDPEELLRNRDPNTEIWAAPPKNMGFYIRAWAIGDHFRPFGMQGHAKKISDFLTDAKVPAAQRKHVPVFLAGSEIWAVLGQRPCESARITPQTKQVLRLRWLPSVTS, encoded by the coding sequence ATGCAACAACTTCCTCATTTTTTGGAACATATGGCCCGCTTGTCCGTAGGGTCGCCGCCGCAACATATTGTTCTGGGATTAAGTGGCGGGCTGGATTCTGTGGTACTGGCACATGCCCTTGTTACATATGGTTATACCGTTACTGCCGTCCATATCAACTATCGCTTGCGTGGAGAAGCGTCGGAAGCCGACGCTGTGTTTGTTCAGGAATATTGTCGAGACTTGGGCATTGCGTGTCATGTAGAAGTTTTTGACACAGCACATATAACACCCAGCGGGGATTCTTTACAAGCGTTTGCCCGTTCACTGCGGTATGAGGTCTTTGCACGCATTGCCCATGCTGTTGGTGCTTCGTTTGTTGCTGTCGCCCATCATGCAGACGATCAAGCGGAGACCATGCTGCTTAATTTATTGCGGGGTACTGGAATCGAAGGGTTGGCCGGAATGCCTCCGAAACGGCCTTTTTCGAAAGAGGTTGGTGTTTGGATTATCCGTCCCTTATTGTCTTATCGGAAAAGAGAACTCATTCAATATGCCCGTGAAAACAAACTAATCTGGCGTGAAGACACCTCTAACCACCACCTAAAATATCGCCGGAACGTGGTACGACAACGGTTGATGCGCATCATAAGAAAAGACTTTGGGGATAAGGCCATAAGCCATATAGTGGCTACCGCGAATGACCTAAGAGGGTATTTGGATCATGATTTTTATGACAAGCTCAGTACGCTTTTTGAGGCCATCCAGGGTGATGGAAATGCGCTTCGCCTAAAGAACCTGCATGATTTGCCTGTTGTTTGGCGAAAACGGTTGTATTTAGAAGCACTCAAACGGTGGTTGCCAATGGCATCGCAGACCCGTGATTTGTTGGGTAGGATTGATCTGCTCTTGACTTCACAGCCAGGCATGAGGTTGATCCTACCGGACGCGGTCATTTGGCGTGATCGGGAAACAATCCTATTTATGAAAGAGGTGCCTGTTTCATCCGAAACGTTTCAATTGAGGCCCGGTATGCCATGTGAAACCCCTTGGGGGGTCTTTGAAGTGGATCTTTTATATACCGATGACCCTGAAGAACTCCTGCGAAACCGCGACCCAAATACTGAAATATGGGCTGCACCTCCCAAGAACATGGGGTTCTATATCCGGGCGTGGGCCATTGGTGATCACTTTAGGCCCTTTGGTATGCAAGGCCATGCCAAAAAAATTAGCGACTTTTTGACCGATGCGAAAGTACCTGCGGCACAACGAAAGCACGTCCCTGTATTCCTTGCCGGATCGGAAATCTGGGCAGTTTTGGGCCAACGGCCTTGTGAATCTGCGCGAATTACCCCGCAAACAAAACAGGTTTTACGCCTACGTTGGCTTCCATCCGTTACTTCTTGA